The Novibacillus thermophilus genome segment ACGGCTTCCATTGATACGGAGACGGAAGTGCGCATTCAGAAGGCATTGCAGACGTTGTTGCAAGGGAGGACTTCGTTTGTCATTGCCCACCGTCTCTCTACGATACGAAACGCGGATCAAATCGTCGTGTTAGACCACGGCCGTATCGTCGAAGTCGGGACACACGAGTCGTTGATGGAACAAAAAGGGGTTTATTTCCGTCTGGTCAAAGCCCAGTTTGACCAGTTCGCCGCAAGTTAGGTTTCGTTCGCTAGGGACCGTTATTCGATGTGCCCTTGTCGGCGGTAAGAAGGCATATCAAGCCCGTATTTTTTCTGCAAATAGCGCAAACGAAAGGCGTTCTGGGCTGTTTTCCCCAAGTCGTCCATGAGGGAATGGTTCGCCCACGCCCCGATGACGGCCCCGATCCCGGGCAAAATCTGCAACAGTTTGCGAAATTCGATGTACTGCTTGTAGTCCATGTAGAAATCGCGCCACGCAATAGATTCGGCTATCATTTGTCTGGTGTCTAACGCTGTTTTTTCCCACTGCTTCACCTGTTCAAAGTTCACTTGTCTGCGCTCCGGACTGGAGAAGGCGAGCTGAAACACGTGTAACAGAAAGACCCGTTCGGATTTGTCGCGGATGTCAAACCCGTAGAGTAAAGCGACTTCTTGTAAAAACTTCAGTTTGATCGAAATGAGGGCGGGGAAATCGACAGCGGCCAAAATGAGCCCACCTGCGCCCGTTCCGGCTCCTTCGGCGGCGGCCCATTTTTTGTATGTGTCCAACAGGGGAGGAAGGTGTCGGTCTGCTTCCTCCAGCAGAGGTGGAAACGGCGTCAGACGCTTGTTGTCGACGGGGATTAAGCTCAGGCCGCCTAACAGTGAGCTGACGCCAATGCGCACGCCTTGCGCCATGGCGTCGTGCACTTTGAGCGGAATGAGGCCGTCCAGTTTTCGCTGCCAACGCAAGGACCATGTCCTGAGCAAACCGGGGCGGTGCCATTTCATGTCGGACTGCCAGCGTTCCAGTGTGAGGCGCACCCGTCTCTCGTAAGGGTCCATCGGTAGCAAAACCTCCATATCTCAAAAGTACGCTCTACTAAGTATACGTGCTGCTCCTTCATCCGTTGCATCGAGAAGCAGCACCCGACTCGAGTGCTGCTTCTAATCCCTTAGTCGTTTTCGTCCGTTTGCGCTTCTGACGATGCTTCAGACTGGTCACCCGATTGCCCGTCAGCCTCTTGCTGTCGCTGCCAGTTGTGGAGCAGTTGTTCCAACTGTTTGAGGGCGCGTCCCGCTTCTTCGTAGTTGCCGTCTTGGTTCGCCTGGCGGTACGCGTCGAACTGTTCCTGTATGTCCGTGATCAACTCATAGGGGGTGACGGCGTCAGACGATGCCCCTTCTCGTTGCTGGCTTTCCTCCGCTTCCTGGGGTGACACCCCTTCATCGATTAAATCCATTAACCGCCCGATCGCTTGGTCCAACGTCGGTTCCATGACAATGTAGTCCTGGTAGGCGACGATCACCTGTTTGACTTCGGGCAAGGACGTCTCGTTATTCGATTCGATGTACAGCGGTTCGACGTACAGGACAGTGTCTTCAATCGGGACGACGAGCAAGTTTCCACGAATCACACGGGAACCGCCTTGTGACCATAAGTTGAGTTGCTGTGAAATGGCGGCGTTTTGGTTGATGCGGTTTTCAATTTGTTGCGGTCCGTAGATGTTGCTCTGCTTCGTGAACTCGTAGACGAAGATCTCTCCGTAGTGCTCCCCGTCGTTGCGGACGGCCATCCACGAAATCATGTTTTGCTTCGTGTTCGGCGTAAAGGGTAGCATCAAAATGAATTCTTCCCGCTCCGCATCGTCCAGCTTCATCGTCACGTAGTACGGCTCCATCACCGTGTCTTCGTCAAAGTACTTTTCGGTCGGGATTTGCCACATGTCTTCCCGGTTGTAAAACAGTTCGAGATTGGTCATGTGGTAGATGCGGTACATGTTGGCCTGAATTTTAAACAAGTCGATCGGATAGCGGAAGTGGGCGCGAATGTCTTCCGGAATGTCCGTTTCAAACAGTTCAGGAAAAATGTTTTGGTACGTTTTGGCCAACGGTTCGTTCGGATCTAGTAAGTAAAATCTCACTTCCCCTGTGTATGCGTCAACGGCAATTTTGATCGGATTTTGGACGTAATTCAGCGAACTGTTGCCCGTGTCCGAGTAAGGGTAGCGGTTGGTCATGGTGAACGCGTCCAACAGCCAGACGATGCTCCCGTCTTCGCGTACGACGGGATAGGGGTCGTCATCCAGATCGAGAAACGGGGCGATGCGTTCGACCCGCTCCACAATGTTGCGCGTCTGCAGCAACTGGCTCTCTTCTGTTATTTGGTCGGACACGAGGTAACGGAACGACAGTTCATCCAAGGCAAACAGCAAACGGTTAAACCCCGTCATCGGAATTCCAGATTGAGCTTCGTAACGGTGTGTTTTGTTTTCGTCGTTGTCCGGGTAGTCGAATTCGTCCACTTTCGTGCCGACGATGACAGAATTGTAATCATTCTCGCCGAAGTATATTTGCGGTTTTTCAACGGCGATCGGACCTTTTGGGGGCAAGTCTTTGACCAAATACTCCGGCTGCCCTTCAGGCGTAATTTCGTTCACATTGCTGATAGAAACCCCGTAACCGTGGGTGTAGCGCAAGTTTTTGTTGACCCACGTTTGGGCTTGATCCGGCAAGCGCTGTTGGGTCAGCTCGCGGGCCGAAATGAAAACTTGCTGGTATTTTCCGTCTATTTCGTAGCGGTCGACGTCCACGTCGTTAAAAAAGTAGTACGGGCGGAATGTCTGCAGTTGATTGTAGACGTTGTTGAGCGGACGGGCGTCGTTAATGCGAATGTTGTCGACCGTCAGTTGGTTTCGGTCCAGCATGTCCTGAGAGAGCGTGTCGTTAATTTCTTTATCCTCCACGCGCACCTCGTCCAGTTGGTAAGCTTTGCGCGTGTAGTCCAAGTTGTGTTGCAAGAAAGGCTGCTCTCTGGCAAATTCGTTGGGAGAGACGATAAAGTTTTGGACAATGAGGGAAGCGGCGCCTCCGACTAGCTGCGTGCCGAGAAAGAGCCCCAAGCCGATGGCGAGGAAGCGAAACTTGCGGCGCACGATGGCCAGTGCGAACAAAACGGTGGCGATGATGGTCACGCCGGCCATGATGTAGTCGAACGGGATGTTAATCACATGGTCGGTGTAACTGATCCCGAAAACGGAAGATTCTTGAAAGAGATTGACTTTGTTCGTCAGAGCTTTTTCATACGGCGATAGTAGAAAGTGGGTGGCGATCAAGAGACCGAGGAGAACGACACTGACGAGAAAGTGTCGTTGCGCCCGGCTTGAATATTTAATTAATCCGCGCAGCGAGTATAGTACGAGCTTGACCACGATGGCTGCCCCGACGAGAAGCATGAACACGGACAAGGCGAAATTCCACAGCGGTAACGTGTACACGAAGAAGGAGACATCACGGCCGAAATAAGGGTCCGTCACCCCGAACGGCGTTTGGTTTAAATAGGTGAGGAGCGGTTCCCAGCCCAGCCCCTGTACGAGGACACTGCCGAATATACCGCCGAACGCGGAAACGAGGGCGTTCACCCACAGAAAGGTTTTCCGGTTCTGAACGAAGGAAACAAATCGCTCGTTGGGGAATTCCCGTAAGTAGGTTGAGCGAACATTGAGAAACAACACAAAGGCACTGACAAAGAACAGGACGAACCCGATCAAACCCAACGACACCTTCGCCGTAAAAATCGTGATGAAGATTGAACGGAAGCCGAGGGTGTCCATCCAAATGTAATCGGCGAGCCATTTGACGGCGAGGTTGAAAGCGACAATGAACAGAATAATGGCGATGAGCCACTTGCTAAACTTTTTCAAGCCTTTTGGCGGTTTTGGGTCTTTTGGATGTTCGTTGTGAATGACGGTGAATTCCACTGAATCCTCTCCCCAAACAAAAAGTATATTTCAATTATAAATACGCAGGTCGGCTGTCGCGGTTTCAGTCAACAGTTACGATTATAAAGGAACTGGTCTGAAGTGCCAAGGGAAAAGGGGCCGTCCGGATTCAGGTGTAGGGAAGTGAGAGACTTATGAGCCTAAGGAGGTGGTGATGTTGGGCGTTCAAATTGCGCTTAAGCGCGTGTATGAAGAGGTCACCGACGATGACGGGGTCCGTGTACTCGTGGACAGGTTGTGGCCGAGGGGGATCTCGAAAGGTGACCGGCGCATCGACGAGTGGTTTAAAGAAGTGGCCCCTTCCCACGAATTGCGTCGGTGGTTTCACAAACACGGCGACTTCGAGACTTTTGCCAAACGGTACAGACGGGAATTGGTCGAGGGGAACGAAGCGTCCGCCGCTTTAAAAAACTTGTGCCACCTGGCGAGAAGTGCGGAAAAGCTGACACTCGTCTTCGCCAGTAAGGATGAAACCCATAACAACGCCGTCGTCCTTCAGCGGGTGTTGCAAGACATTTTAGAATAGACCCTGATAGCGCGTCGTGACCCGAACATACCGGGTAAAAAT includes the following:
- a CDS encoding EcsC family protein, whose amino-acid sequence is MDPYERRVRLTLERWQSDMKWHRPGLLRTWSLRWQRKLDGLIPLKVHDAMAQGVRIGVSSLLGGLSLIPVDNKRLTPFPPLLEEADRHLPPLLDTYKKWAAAEGAGTGAGGLILAAVDFPALISIKLKFLQEVALLYGFDIRDKSERVFLLHVFQLAFSSPERRQVNFEQVKQWEKTALDTRQMIAESIAWRDFYMDYKQYIEFRKLLQILPGIGAVIGAWANHSLMDDLGKTAQNAFRLRYLQKKYGLDMPSYRRQGHIE
- a CDS encoding UPF0182 family protein, encoding MEFTVIHNEHPKDPKPPKGLKKFSKWLIAIILFIVAFNLAVKWLADYIWMDTLGFRSIFITIFTAKVSLGLIGFVLFFVSAFVLFLNVRSTYLREFPNERFVSFVQNRKTFLWVNALVSAFGGIFGSVLVQGLGWEPLLTYLNQTPFGVTDPYFGRDVSFFVYTLPLWNFALSVFMLLVGAAIVVKLVLYSLRGLIKYSSRAQRHFLVSVVLLGLLIATHFLLSPYEKALTNKVNLFQESSVFGISYTDHVINIPFDYIMAGVTIIATVLFALAIVRRKFRFLAIGLGLFLGTQLVGGAASLIVQNFIVSPNEFAREQPFLQHNLDYTRKAYQLDEVRVEDKEINDTLSQDMLDRNQLTVDNIRINDARPLNNVYNQLQTFRPYYFFNDVDVDRYEIDGKYQQVFISARELTQQRLPDQAQTWVNKNLRYTHGYGVSISNVNEITPEGQPEYLVKDLPPKGPIAVEKPQIYFGENDYNSVIVGTKVDEFDYPDNDENKTHRYEAQSGIPMTGFNRLLFALDELSFRYLVSDQITEESQLLQTRNIVERVERIAPFLDLDDDPYPVVREDGSIVWLLDAFTMTNRYPYSDTGNSSLNYVQNPIKIAVDAYTGEVRFYLLDPNEPLAKTYQNIFPELFETDIPEDIRAHFRYPIDLFKIQANMYRIYHMTNLELFYNREDMWQIPTEKYFDEDTVMEPYYVTMKLDDAEREEFILMLPFTPNTKQNMISWMAVRNDGEHYGEIFVYEFTKQSNIYGPQQIENRINQNAAISQQLNLWSQGGSRVIRGNLLVVPIEDTVLYVEPLYIESNNETSLPEVKQVIVAYQDYIVMEPTLDQAIGRLMDLIDEGVSPQEAEESQQREGASSDAVTPYELITDIQEQFDAYRQANQDGNYEEAGRALKQLEQLLHNWQRQQEADGQSGDQSEASSEAQTDEND
- a CDS encoding DUF488 domain-containing protein, which produces MLGVQIALKRVYEEVTDDDGVRVLVDRLWPRGISKGDRRIDEWFKEVAPSHELRRWFHKHGDFETFAKRYRRELVEGNEASAALKNLCHLARSAEKLTLVFASKDETHNNAVVLQRVLQDILE